The following are from one region of the Corylus avellana chromosome ca1, CavTom2PMs-1.0 genome:
- the LOC132162212 gene encoding uncharacterized protein LOC132162212, translating into MADYEPLPDGEEEQPPQASRKAARVASLDVFRGLCVFLMMLIDYAGAVFPFIRHSPWNGVHLADFVMPFFLFIAGVSLALGYKKVPNKAEATWKAVFRAVKLFLLGVLLQGGYLHGVTSLTYGVDIEKIRWMGILQRISIGYVVAALCEIWLPCRTWREEHLFKGHYWHWCIAFSLSAVYMSLSYGLYVPNWQFTVPASASSLPPSNDSHVYMVKCGVRGDLGPACNAAGMIDRYILGVDHLYMKPVYRNLKECIVSANESSPLWCLAPFDPEGILSSLTAAATCIIGLQYGHILAHLQDHKGRLTNWSLLSISSFVLGLFLTFIGIPLNKALYTVSYMLITSASAGITFGALYLLVDVYGYRRLTSVLEWMGLHALSIFVLITSNLVVIAIQGFYWTAPENNIVHWIIAHVVRT; encoded by the exons ATGGCCGATTACGAGCCGCTACCGGACGGCGAAGAAGAGCAGCCACCGCAGGCCAGTAGGAAAGCCGCACGTGTCGCGTCACTCGACGTCTTTCGCGGCCTCTGCGTCTTC CTCATGATGCTAATTGATTATGCCGGCGCGGTTTTTCCATTCATTCGTCATTCGCCATGGAATGGCGTTCACTTGGCTGATTTTGTGAtgcccttctttcttttcattgcTGGGGTTTCTCTTGCACTTGGATACAAG AAAGTACCCAACAAAGCAGAGGCTACATGGAAAGCAGTGTTTAGGGCAGTGAAACTTTTTCTTTTAGGTGTTCTTCTTCAAG GTGGTTATCTGCATGGAGTAACTTCCTTGACATATGGTGTTGACATCGAAAAAATAAGGTGGATGGGCATTTTGCAG AGGATATCTATTGGATACGTTGTCGCGGCTTTATGTGAGATCTGGCTTCCATGTAGGACATGGAGGGAAGAACATTTATTCAAGGGTCACTACTGGCATTG GTGTATTGCATTTTCACTGTCTGCAGTATATATGTCACTATCATATGGTCTATATGTTCCGAATTGGCAATTCACAGTACCAGCCTCAGCCTCGTCTTTGCCTCCATCAAATGATAGCCATGTTTACATG GTGAAATGTGGTGTGAGAGGTGATCTTGGACCTGCCTGCAATGCTGCTGGAATGATTGACCGTTATATTCTGGGTGTTGATCATCTATATATGAAACCTGTTTACAGAAACCTGAAG GAGTGCATTGTCTCTGCCAATGAGAGTTCACCTCTGTGGTGTCTTGCTCCTTTTGACCCTGAAGGTATCTTAAG CTCCTTAACAGCAGCTGCAACTTGCATTATTGGACTTCAATACGGACACATTCTTGCTCACTTACAG GACCACAAAGGACGCCTGACTAACTGGTCCTTGctttcaatttcttctttcGTCCTTGGACTGTTCCTTACCTTCATAG GCATACCTCTAAATAAAGCTCTGTATACAGTCAGTTATATGCTGATTACTTCTGCATCTGCGGGGATCACATTTGGTGCTTTATATCTGTTG GTAGATGTTTACGGTTACAGACGCTTGACATCTGTGCTGGAGTGGATGGGACTGCATGCTTTAAGTATCTTCGTTCTCATAACTTCTAACTTAGTTGTCATTGCAATTCAAGGATTTTATTGGACTGCTCCTGAAAACAATATC GTTCACTGGATCATAGCACATGTTGTGCGCACGTGA